ACCACTAGCTCCTCCACATCTTGCATCTTCAAAACTTTTTCCTACTGCAACCATTTGTTCAATAATTTCATCCGCATTAAAGAAAGAAGGTTGACCAAAACCAGTTTTAATAATTTCTATTGCACGATCTACAAAATGATCAGGATTTTTCATACTAATTTGAACATTAGAACTTGGTTGAAGCAATCTCATTTCTTGAATAACATCTAAAAGCATAAAAGAAAGTTCATTTACACCATCAGAACCATCTGCTTTTAATCCACCGATATTTATATTGGCAAAATCGGTATAAGTTGCACTTTCTTGCAGTGTAATCCCTACTTTTGGAGGTGCTGGTTGATTGTTGAACTTAACCCAAAAACATTCAAGCAATTCTTTTGCTCTATCAGGTGTAAGAGTTCCCTTTTCTATTTCTTTCTGATAAAAAGGATATAAGTGTTGATCTAGTCTTCCCGGATTAAAAGCATCCCAAATATTTAATTCAGTAATAATTCCTATATGCACAAACCAATACATTTGAAGTGCTTCATGAAATGTTTCTGGTTTATGTTCTGGCACTTTATCACAAATCTTTGAAATCAAAAGTAGTTCTTCTTTTCGTTTTGAATCTTGCTCTTTTTCTGCCATTTCAGCAGCAAGTTTCGAATAACGTTTTCCTAATGTAATAATAGCATCTGCACAAATTAACATTGCTTCTAATTCATCTTTTTTATCCAACGCATCTGGATCATTTAAAAAATCTAATTGAGCAATTCTATCTCGAATTTTTTTCTTAAGATCTGCAAATCCTTGCTTATAAATTTTATCATCAGCTACTGTATGTCCCGGACCTCTTTGCTCCATAAATTCTGTAAAAATACCTGCTTCATAACAGTCTTTCCATTCTTGTGTCATTTCTTTGAAAATCTTATCCCTCATAGAGCGACCTCTCCAGTAAGGAATAATTTCCTTTTCTTGAATTTTTCTTGCTTCTTCATCTACTTTAAACGAAATTTTTTCTCTCTTGTGCATAACTTCAAGGTCTTCTAAAGTATGACAGCAAAGTTCTGGATACGTAGGTGTTGCACAAGGTGCTTCTCCTCTTTCTCCCACAATCAATTCTCCATCATTAATGCAAAGCTTTTTGTTTTCCATAATGTGTTTGAAAGTAAGTGCACGTAAAATAGGCGTTGATACTTTCCCTTCATATTTTTGATACACTTCAGTTACCAGTTGTGCTCTTTCCATTGAAATATAAGGTTGAGCCGATACACTTTGCTTTCTTAATTTTTGAATCCTTTCATTCATTCCTCTTTGTTCCATAAAAATCATCCTCCTATCTTTGTATAAATTCCATATGCTTCAAAAGAAGCTTTTATTTGATTCATTCTTTCATCAGACGGTATCCCAAAAGAAACCGCTTTATACTCTCTATTCAATCTTGTATATTTATCCATTCCTGTATTGTGATAAGGAAGTAAATTTACCTGTTGTATATTTAATGGTTTAAGAAAATCAATCATTGATTGAATATTTTCTTCATCACAATTAACACCTTCTATTAAAGGAACTCTAATCCATATATTCGGATGTATGCTGGAAAGCTTCTTTAAATTTTCTAGTATCGTTTTATTAGAAACACCTGTATATTTTTTATGTTTTTCATCATTCATTACTTTCAAATCATATAAAAATAAATCCGTTTTAGATGCAATTCTCTCTAGTCTTTTCCAATCTCCATACCCACACGTATCAACGGATACATGAATGGCATTCATTTTGCACTTGTCAATCATTTTCTCTAAAAAATCAATTTGATACAACACTTCTCCACCCGAAAATGTCACTCCTCCTCCAGATTCCTCATAAAACATTCTGTCTTTTTGAATTTCATTCAATAATTCTTGCTCCAATATAGTACGTCCTACTATTTCTAATGCATTTACAGGACAAAAGTTTTCACATTTTCCGCAAAAAATACATTTTTCTTCATCTCTAAGTACTCGATCATCTTTTATAAAAAGTGCTCCTTTAGGACAATTCTTCACACAAAAACCGCATTTCTGACATCTATTTTCAAAGTACATAATATCTTGTTTAAAATTTTGACTTTCTGGATTATGACACCACCAACAATGCAAAGGACAACCTTTAAAAAATACTGTTGTTCGAATACCGGGTCCATCATGAATTGAATACCTTTGAATATTTATAATAACACCTTCCATTTTTTAAACCT
The nucleotide sequence above comes from Caminicella sporogenes DSM 14501. Encoded proteins:
- a CDS encoding trans-4-hydroxy-L-proline dehydratase activase, giving the protein MEGVIINIQRYSIHDGPGIRTTVFFKGCPLHCWWCHNPESQNFKQDIMYFENRCQKCGFCVKNCPKGALFIKDDRVLRDEEKCIFCGKCENFCPVNALEIVGRTILEQELLNEIQKDRMFYEESGGGVTFSGGEVLYQIDFLEKMIDKCKMNAIHVSVDTCGYGDWKRLERIASKTDLFLYDLKVMNDEKHKKYTGVSNKTILENLKKLSSIHPNIWIRVPLIEGVNCDEENIQSMIDFLKPLNIQQVNLLPYHNTGMDKYTRLNREYKAVSFGIPSDERMNQIKASFEAYGIYTKIGG
- the hypD gene encoding trans-4-hydroxy-L-proline dehydratase, coding for MEQRGMNERIQKLRKQSVSAQPYISMERAQLVTEVYQKYEGKVSTPILRALTFKHIMENKKLCINDGELIVGERGEAPCATPTYPELCCHTLEDLEVMHKREKISFKVDEEARKIQEKEIIPYWRGRSMRDKIFKEMTQEWKDCYEAGIFTEFMEQRGPGHTVADDKIYKQGFADLKKKIRDRIAQLDFLNDPDALDKKDELEAMLICADAIITLGKRYSKLAAEMAEKEQDSKRKEELLLISKICDKVPEHKPETFHEALQMYWFVHIGIITELNIWDAFNPGRLDQHLYPFYQKEIEKGTLTPDRAKELLECFWVKFNNQPAPPKVGITLQESATYTDFANINIGGLKADGSDGVNELSFMLLDVIQEMRLLQPSSNVQISMKNPDHFVDRAIEIIKTGFGQPSFFNADEIIEQMVAVGKSFEDARCGGASGCVEVGAFGKEAYILTGYFCFPKVLEITLHNGVDPRTGKKIGLETGDPRNFTSFEELMEAFKKQFKHFIDIKMRGNLVIEKLYAKYIPVPFMSIIIDDCITKAVDYNAGGARYNTNYIQGVGIGTITDCLAAIKMHVYDKKNITMAELMDAMDKNFEGKEAIRNMLLNKSPKYGNDDDYADDLMREVFDIFYNSVNGRKSVRGGIYRIEMLPTTSHVYFGSIMKASANGRKEGEPLSEGISPTQGADTNGPTAVIRSAAKMDHPRAGGTLLNLKFPPNVLEGKEGTKNLRHLIRTYFKMGGHHVQFNVVDSKTLLDAQKNPEKYNDLIVRVAGYSDYFNNLNKGLQDEIIKRTEQSFC